In the genome of Pseudarthrobacter sp. IC2-21, one region contains:
- the dusB gene encoding tRNA dihydrouridine synthase DusB, protein MTVTATPPAPKLELPPLKLGRITVDTPVILAPMAGITNSAFRRLCREYGGGLYVAEMVTSRALVERTPESLRIISHDDDEKVRSVQLYGVDPVTVGAAVRMLVDEDRADHIDLNFGCPVPKVTRRGGGSALPWKIDLFTAIVQTAVKEAAKGGIPLTIKMRKGIDDDHLTYLDAGRIARDAGVAAVALHGRTAAQFYSGQADWSAIARLREALPDIPVLGNGDIWSAEDAVRMVRETGVDGVVVGRGCQGRPWLFGDLMAAFEGSDVRHKPDLRKVAESVYRHAELMVETFGDEGKALREIRKHIAWYFKGYVVGSELRTKLALVTSLEVLRETLNQLDLDSPYPGVDAEGPRGRAGSPKKPALPKDWLESRALNDAQSQDISAAELDVSGG, encoded by the coding sequence GTGACTGTTACCGCAACCCCTCCCGCCCCCAAGCTGGAACTCCCGCCCCTGAAGCTGGGCAGGATCACGGTGGACACCCCCGTGATCCTGGCTCCCATGGCGGGCATCACCAACTCCGCCTTCCGCCGTCTGTGCCGTGAATACGGCGGCGGCCTGTACGTGGCGGAGATGGTCACCTCCCGCGCCCTCGTGGAACGCACGCCCGAATCGCTGCGGATCATCTCGCACGACGACGACGAAAAAGTCCGCTCCGTCCAGCTCTACGGAGTGGACCCCGTGACGGTGGGCGCCGCTGTCCGGATGCTGGTGGACGAGGACCGGGCCGACCACATCGACCTGAACTTCGGCTGCCCCGTTCCCAAAGTGACCCGGCGCGGCGGCGGTTCGGCGCTGCCCTGGAAGATCGATCTGTTCACCGCAATCGTCCAGACCGCGGTCAAAGAGGCGGCCAAGGGCGGCATCCCGCTCACCATCAAAATGCGCAAGGGCATCGACGATGACCACCTAACGTACCTCGACGCAGGCCGGATTGCCCGCGATGCCGGAGTGGCCGCCGTCGCACTTCACGGCAGGACAGCTGCGCAGTTCTACTCCGGCCAGGCCGACTGGTCTGCGATCGCGCGGCTCCGCGAGGCCCTGCCCGATATTCCGGTCCTGGGCAACGGTGACATCTGGTCCGCCGAGGACGCGGTCCGCATGGTCCGGGAAACCGGAGTGGACGGCGTGGTGGTGGGCCGCGGCTGCCAGGGACGGCCCTGGCTGTTCGGCGACCTGATGGCCGCCTTCGAAGGCAGCGATGTCCGCCACAAGCCTGACCTCCGCAAAGTGGCCGAGAGCGTCTACCGGCACGCCGAGCTGATGGTGGAAACCTTCGGCGATGAGGGCAAAGCGCTGCGTGAAATCCGCAAGCACATCGCCTGGTACTTCAAGGGCTACGTGGTGGGCAGCGAACTCCGCACCAAGCTGGCGCTCGTGACCAGCCTGGAGGTCCTCCGGGAGACCCTTAATCAGCTGGACCTGGATTCGCCGTACCCGGGCGTGGACGCCGAAGGCCCCCGCGGCCGGGCCGGCTCGCCCAAGAAGCCGGCGCTCCCCAAGGATTGGCTGGAATCCCGCGCCCTGAACGACGCGCAGTCCCAGGACATTTCCGCCGCCGAGCTGGATGTCTCCGGTGGCTGA
- a CDS encoding deoxyguanosinetriphosphate triphosphohydrolase encodes MSPVAETRTTAPVLPGYEAQDSARWVEEPPKSTYRSDFERDRARVLHSSALRRLGAKTQVVAPDTDDFVRTRLTHSLEVAQVGRELGRALGCDPDVVDTACLSHDLGHPPFGHNGESALNEVAHAIGGFEGNAQTLRLLTRLEPKVLATDGRPAGLNLTRASLDAASKYPWSALEAPVIHGQRTSKFGAYEDDLPIFNWIREGAPERRTCLEAQVMDLADDISYSVHDVEDAIVAGHFQLRWMDNPDHRARVVGYARQWYLPHNDPAAIDAALGRLEATDVWVREADGSRKSMAALKNMTSQLIGRFCQRALETTRALYGPENLTRYNAELVVPDETVMEIAVMKGLATTFVMTTEHRQPIYERQREVLHALVTALNSTGDRHLEPMFAADWRDAADDAARLRVVIDQVASLTDGSALAMYERLVGSLPSLW; translated from the coding sequence ATGTCTCCGGTGGCTGAAACCCGCACCACGGCACCTGTCCTGCCTGGCTATGAGGCCCAGGACTCCGCCCGCTGGGTGGAGGAGCCACCCAAAAGCACCTACCGGTCCGACTTTGAGCGTGACCGTGCCCGCGTGCTGCACTCCTCGGCGCTCCGCAGACTGGGCGCCAAAACCCAGGTGGTGGCCCCGGACACCGACGACTTCGTCCGCACCCGCCTGACCCACAGCCTGGAAGTGGCCCAGGTGGGCCGCGAACTCGGCCGCGCCCTGGGCTGCGATCCGGACGTGGTGGACACGGCCTGCCTGAGCCACGACCTGGGGCATCCGCCGTTCGGCCACAATGGCGAGTCAGCCCTCAACGAGGTGGCACACGCGATCGGCGGTTTCGAAGGGAACGCCCAGACCCTGCGCCTGCTCACACGCCTCGAGCCCAAGGTGCTGGCCACCGACGGGCGGCCCGCCGGACTGAACCTGACGCGCGCCAGCCTGGACGCGGCGTCGAAATACCCCTGGTCGGCGCTTGAAGCCCCGGTGATACACGGGCAGCGCACCAGCAAGTTCGGCGCATACGAGGATGACCTCCCTATCTTCAACTGGATCCGCGAGGGTGCCCCCGAACGGCGGACCTGCCTGGAAGCCCAGGTCATGGACCTGGCCGACGACATCTCCTACTCCGTGCACGACGTTGAGGACGCCATTGTGGCCGGCCACTTCCAGCTGCGCTGGATGGACAACCCGGACCACCGCGCCCGGGTGGTGGGCTACGCCAGGCAGTGGTACCTCCCGCACAACGATCCAGCCGCCATCGACGCTGCCCTCGGCCGGCTCGAAGCCACCGACGTGTGGGTCCGGGAAGCCGACGGCAGCCGCAAATCCATGGCCGCCCTGAAGAACATGACCAGCCAGCTGATCGGCCGGTTCTGCCAGCGCGCCCTGGAAACCACGCGCGCCCTCTACGGCCCGGAAAACCTCACACGGTACAACGCCGAGCTGGTGGTCCCGGACGAGACCGTGATGGAGATCGCGGTGATGAAGGGGCTGGCCACCACCTTTGTGATGACCACCGAACACCGCCAGCCCATCTACGAACGCCAGCGCGAAGTCCTGCACGCCCTGGTGACCGCCCTCAATTCCACCGGGGACCGCCACCTGGAGCCGATGTTCGCTGCCGACTGGCGGGACGCGGCGGACGACGCCGCCCGTCTCAGGGTTGTCATTGACCAGGTGGCGTCGCTCACGGACGGTTCGGCGCTGGCCATGTACGAGCGCCTTGTGGGAAGCCTGCCGTCCCTCTGGTAA